The following proteins are encoded in a genomic region of Gouania willdenowi chromosome 6, fGouWil2.1, whole genome shotgun sequence:
- the dnaja2b gene encoding dnaJ homolog subfamily A member 2b, whose product MANVADTKLYDILGVSPSASENELKKAYRKLAKEYHPDKNPDAGDKFKEISFAYEVLTNPEKKELYDRYGEQGLREGGGGGPGMDDIFSHIFGGGLFGFMGGQGRGRNGGRRRGEDMVHPLKVSLEDLYNGKTTKLQLSKNVLCGACNGQGGKAGAVQKCVPCRGRGMRIMIRQLAPGMVQQMQSVCTDCNGEGEVINEKDRCKKCEGHKVSKETKLLEVHVDKGMRHGQKITFSGEADQAPGVEPGDIVLVLQEKEHDEFRRDGSDLHIVQRIGLVEALCGFQITVTHLDGRQLLVKYPPGKIIEPGCIRMVKGEGMPQYRNPFEKGDLYIKFDVQFPENNWISPEKLNELECLLPARAENPVISAEAEEVDLINFDKSQGSGGGARREAYNDSSDEEGGQHGPGVQCAHQ is encoded by the exons ATGGCGAACGTAGCGGATACCAAGTTATACGACATCCTCGGAGTGTCGCCTTCTGCGTCCGAAAACGAACTCAAGAAG GCCTACCGTAAACTGGCCAAAGAGTATCATCCTGACAAAAATCCTGATGCTGGAGATAAG tttaaAGAGATAAGCTTTGCATACGAGGTGTTAACCAATCCAGAGAAGAAAGAACTCTATGATCGCTATGGAGAACAAGGTCTCCGGGAGGGAGGCGGCGGAGGGCCCGGCATGGACGACATCTTCTCTCACATCTTCGGTGGAGGCTTGTTCGGATTCATGGGCGGACAAGGTAGAGGACGTAACGGAGGCAGGAGGAGAGGAGAAGACATGGTGCACCCTCTGAA AGTGTCTCTGGAGGATCTTTACAATGGAAAAACCACCAAACTGCAGCTCAGTAAAAATGTGCTGTGTGGTGCTTGTAATGG TCAGGGGGGAAAGGCTGGAGCGGTACAGAAGTGTGTGCCTTGCAGAGGGCGGGGCATGAGAATCATGATCAGACAGCTTGCTCCAGGCATGGTTCAACAGATGCAGTCCGTCTGCACGGACTGCAATGGAGAAG GCGAGGTGATCAACGAGAAGGACCGCTGCAAAAAGTGTGAAGGCCACAAAGTGTCAAAAGAGACGAAGCTCCTGGAGGTTCACGTGGACAAAGGGATGCGACATGGACAGAAGATCACATTCTCTGGTGAAGCCGACCAGGCACCGGGCGTGGAACCAGGAGACATTGTTCTGGTGTTACAAGAGAAAGAACACGAC GAGTTTCGCCGCGATGGCAGCGACCTGCACATTGTCCAGCGTATCGGCCTGGTTGAAGCTCTGTGTGGCTTTCAGATCACTGTCACTCACCTGGACGGACGCCAACTGCTCGTCAAATACCCGCCGGGCAAAATTATTGAGCCAG gttGCATTCGAATGGTGAAGGGAGAGGGAATGCCTCAGTACAGAAATCCCTTTGAGAAAGGAGATCTTTACATTAAGTTTGATGTTCAGTTCCCTGAAAACAATTGGATCAGCCCTGAAAAACTGAAC GAACTGGAATGCTTGTTGCCCGCCCGTGCCGAGAACCCTGTGATCTCTGCCGAGGCGGAGGAGGTAGACCTCATCAATTTTGACAAGAGTCAAGgctcagggggcggagccagaCGAGAAGCTTACAACGACAGTTCTGACGAGGAAGGAGGCCAACACGGGCCGGGGGTGCAGTGTGCACACCAATAG